The DNA sequence CTCCAATCGGCACCGCCCTGCCACCGGGCACCCCGAGCTGGGGCCGCGGCTGGAAGGAAGGCATGATCGACTGGTACGACCATTCCATGAAGATCAGCATCACCACCACCTGCATGTCCTATCGCGGCCACTTCCTGGACCTGGACCCCAACTACAAGGATCCCTGGGGCCAACCGCTGTTGCGCATGACCTTCGACTGGCGCCAGAACGAATTGAAGCTGCAACGCTACCTGCGCGACATCGTGCTGAAGATCTCCAAGGAGCTCAATCCCGACCACATGTCGGAAAGCTTCCTGGCCCTGGATTCGCACTGGGACATCACCAAGTACGTCTCCACCCACAACGTGGGCGGCGCCATCATGGGTGATTCGCCGCGTGACTCGGCCTTGAACAAGTACCTGCAATTCTGGGATGTGCACAACGTCTTCGTCCCCGGCGGCAATGCCTTCCCGCAGAACTTCCAGGCCAATCCGACCGACACCATCGGCGCCATCACGCTCATGGCGGCACAGGCCATCAAGACGCAGTATCTGAAGAACCCCGGCCCGCTGGTCCAGGTATAAGGGGGAGAGAACATGAAAAAACTGACTTCATTGTTTGCCACCCTGGCCTTGTCGCTAGGTGCGTTGTCCATGGCGCACGCGGCCGACCAGGATCTGGTGGCGCGCGGCCAATACCTGGCGCGCGCCGGCGACTGCATGGCCTGCCACAGCGCGGCCGGCAAGCCGGCTTATTCAGGCGGGCTGGCCATCGACAGCGGCCATGGCACCATCTATTCCACCAACATCACGCCGGACAAGGAACACGGCATCGGCAACTACAGCGAGGCCCAATTCGCCAATGCCGTACGCCATGGCGTGCGCGCCGATGGCACCCAGCTCTATCCGGCCATGCCCTACCCCAGCTATGCCAAGGTGAGTGACGAGGACATCCATGCCCTCTACACCTACTTCATGCAAGGGGTCAAACCGGTGGCCAGCACGCCACCGGCCAGCGACATGAGCTTTCCCTTCAATATCCGCTGGGGGATGAAGTTGTGGAATGCGTTCTTCGCCAATGACAAGCCGTTCCAGGAGCAGGCGGGCTGGAATGACCAGATCAAGCGCGGCGCCTATCTGGTTGAAGGCCTGGGCCATTGCGGCAGTTGCCACACGCCGCGTGGCGTGGCCATGAACGAGAAGGCCAGCGACAGCAGTCAGGCGCAGTTCCTCTCGGGCGGTGATCTGAACGGCTGGGCCGTGCCTTCATTGCGCGGGATGCCGCATTGGAGCGCGCAGGACATCGTCGACTACCTGCAGACCGGTCGCAACAAGACCGCCTCGGTGGCCGGTGAAATGAGCCTGGTGGTGGAGCACAGCACCGCGCACCTGAAGTCCGATGATCTGCAAGCCATCGCCGCCTACCTGAAGACGCTCTCGCCGGTGGCCGCCAGCAGCAGTGGCGGCGTCACCCCGCAAGGCGCCGAGGCCACCGCCAAGAAGCTCACTGCGGCCAAGGACCTGAGCCTGGGCGAGCGGCTCTATCTGGACAACTGCGCGGCCTGCCACTTCGTCACGGGGCGTGGCGCACCGGGTATCTTCCCGGCCCTGGATGGCGCCACCGTGGTCAATGCCGACAATCCCAGTGCCTTGCTGCACGTGATCCTGGCCGGGGCGCGCACACCCTCCACCGAGAAGGCGCCGTCGATCCTGGTCATGCCGGGCTTCGCTCATCGTCTCTCGGACCAGGAAGCGGCTGAACTGGCCAGCTTCGTGCGCCAGGGCTGGGGCAACCACGCTGGTGCGGTCTCGGCCAGTGAAGTGAGCCGGATGCGGGCCGGTATTGCCAAGCACGGTTCCTGATCCATTGCACTGATCGTGGTAACGCAAGGCTCGCATGGAAACATGCGGGCCTTTTTTACATCTGTAGATCTTGAAAGGAAACGCACGGCGATTGACCAGGATGGCCGATCACGCCACTATAGGGCCCAGGAATTCCTCTTGAAAGTACGCATGTTCCCCACCTACGGCGCCACCTATCGCGGCAAGCACATCAGCGTCTCCTGCACGCAGCAACGCGAGGGTGAGGTCATCTGCACCGTTGCCATCGACGGCGAGCCGGCACCCGGCCTGCGCGGCAATCCCTTCGGCTCGGCGGCCTCAGCACAGGTGGCCGGGGTCGGCTATGCGCGCGCGGTGATCGATACCCTGCTCGACAATGACGTGGCCGAGCATCACGGTTACTTCATCCGGGTCAGCAGCACCGAGCAGCTCGATGGCACCTGGGTCGGCCATTACCAGCTGCATCGCAACGACAACCCGGTCGCCTTCCGGCGCGTGGCGTGTGAGGATTTTCGCGGCAATACCTCGGTGGAAGCGGAACAATACGCGATGGCCACGGCCTTTGTTGCCGTGGATGCCGATATCGCCACCGGCAAGCTCTGATCGCCAGAGCGCGCCTCAGGCGGCTTTCTTGCGACGGCTGGGAAGCTTGTCCTGCTGGGCCAGGATGGCCGAGAGCAAGCCCGGGAAACGCTGCTCGATATCGGCGCTACGCAAGGTATTGATGTGGGTGGTGCCATTGCTCTCGGTACGCACCAGGCCGGCTTCGCGCAAGACCTTGAAGTGGTGCGAGACGGTGGACTTGGGACGCCCGCCATCGAGCTCGCCACAGGTCGCGCATTCGACGCGCGCTAAGTGGCGCACGATCTCCAGGCGGATCGAATCGCTCAGTGCATAGAGCACGCGCTCCAGCACGAACTCGGCAATCTCGGGATGTTTGTAGGGACGCATCTGCAGGATGATACACCTTGGGTTATACTCGTTCCATAGTTCGAATATCTTCGAACCAACGAAGCAGACAATGCGCATCGGCATTGCCTGACAATTCTCTTTCATTGTTGACAGGAAAATCCCTCATGTCCGCCCTCTTCACCCCTTTCAAGCTCAATGAGCTGAACTTGCGTAACCGAATCGCCGTGCCGCCCATGTGCCAATACATGGCCGTGGATGGCAAGGTCAATGCATGGCATCTGTCGCACTATGCCAGCCTGGCCCGGGGCGGTGCCGGCCTGGTGATCGTGGAGGCCACGGCGGTGGCGCCGGAAGGTCGCATCACCCCGGCTTGCACCGGCATCTGGTCGGACGAACTGGCCCAAGCCTTCGTGCCGGTGGTGCAAGCCATCAAGGCGGCCGGCGCCGTGCCCGGCATCCAGATCGGCCATGCCGGTCGCAAGGCCAGCGCCAACCGTCCGTGGGAAGGCGATGATCACATTGCCGCCGATGATCCGCGCGGCTGGGACACCCTCTCGCCTTCGGCGATTGCCTATGGCCGTGGCTTGCCCAAAGTCCCCAAGGCCATGAGCCTGGAGGACATCGCCCGCGTGCGCCAGAACTTCGTGGACGCCGCCATCCGTGCCCGTGATGCCGGCTTCGAATGGCTGGAATTGCACTTCGCCCACGGCTATCTGGGCCAGAGCTTCTTCTCGGCGCATACCAACCAGCGCGACGACCTCTATGGCGGCAGCGTCGAAAACCGCGCCCGCTTCCTGCTCGAAACCCTGCGCGCCGTGCGCCAGGTATGGCCGCAGCACCTGGCGCTGACGGTGCGTTTCGGGGTGCTGGAATACGATGGCCGCGATGAGCAGACCCTGCTGGAATCCATCGGCTTGGTACGCCAGTTCAAGGACAGCGGCATGGACATGATCAGCGTAACCGTCGGCTTCACCATTGCCGAGGTGCAGATCCCCTGGGGCCCGGCCTTCCTCGGCCCGATTGCCAAGCGGGTGCGCGACGAAGCCGGCGTACCGGTGTCCTCGGCCTGGGGCTTTGGCACGCCGGAACTGGCCGAGCGCGCCGTCAAGGAGGGCCAGCTCGATCTGGTGATGGTGGGCCGCTCGCACCTGGTCAATCCGCACTGGCCTTACCAGGCCGCCAAGGAACTGGGCGTGGAGCGCCCTTCGTGGACGCTGCCGGCGCCGTATGCACACTGGCTGGAGCGCTATTGACGGGTTGCCGACCGGCAAGGCCAGCGGTTCAGGAATTTCCTGAGCGACGAGGGAGTTTTCTAGGGAAAATCACTAGAGCCAAATGTAATGAGCTCTCCTAAGATGAAGTCGTCTTGAGGAGATCACCATGTTCACCCCCTTCTTGCTGAATGTCGTTCTGTTGATGCTGTTGACCGTGGGATTGTCTTCGGTGGGCATCTACCTGCTGGCCGAAGCCCACTGGCGGCATCACCCGCTGGCCCGCGCCGCCAGCTTGCCGGAGCAACGGCTGCCCTATTGAACGAACCAGCAGGAATGTTGGTGTGATGGTGTTAGGCCCCCTGGTCGTTGATCCGGGGGCTTTTTTTGCTCGTTCAATAGTTCATCAATAGAACAGCAAGGACAACAACGGCACACTGGCCAGCAACAAACAGCCGAGGAAGGCGGCAAGGAACAGCAGTTTTTTCTTTCGGGACACCATGGCAAGCCTGCAAACGGAAAAGGGGCGCAAGGCCGCAGTGTACCGCGCCCATCCGCTTTGCGGCCATGCCCACTCCATGTACAGTTCCGATCGGCCATCCCAACTGACTGTGGTGGCCAGGCAAGTGGCACGGTACAAAGTCTGTAACTGTACCGGGACGGTGGCCTGAACTGGCCGTACAATCATGGTCCGATTGGCCATCCCCGCGGCCGCCCGTGCGGCAGCCCCAGCCTCATGTCCTCATCCAATATCGCCAAATTGCTGTTGCTGGCCGCCATCTGGGGCACCAGCTTCATGCTCATGCGTATCGCTGCGCCCATTTTCGGCCCCATGCTGACCACCTTCGGCCGCGCCGCGCTGGCCACGCTCGCGCTGCTGGCCTATGCCCGCGTGCGCGGGGTGCCGCTGCACTGGCGCCGCAACTGGCTGCCCTACCTGATCATCGGAGTGTTCAATACGGCCTTGCCCTTTGCCCTCTTTGCCTGGTCGGCACTGCACATTCCCTCGGCCTACATGGCCACCATGAATTCGCTGGCGCCGATCTTCACGGCCATGTTCGGCTTCCTGCTGATGGGCGAACGGCTCAGCCTGCTACGGACCGCGGCCTTCGTGCTGGGCCTGGTGGGCGTGGCGGTGCTGGTGGGCATCGGCCCGGCGCCGGCCGACGCACTGGTCATCGCCGGTGTGCTGGCCGCCATGGGTGCAGCGGTCAGCTATGGCTTTGCGGCCACCTTCACGCGGATGCGTGCCGGTGGCATCCCGCCCATCGCCATGGCGACCGGTAGCCAGTTCGCCGCCGCCCTGTGCCTGCTGCCGCTGGCGGCGCCCTCGGTGCCGCACGCGCTGCAAGCCGGGACGCTGCCGGCGCTGCTGTCCGTACTGGTGCTGGGGGTAGTCTGTACCGGGCTGGCATATGCACTATTCTTCCAACTGATTGCCGCCGAAGGTGCAACCAAGGCCATCACGGTGACTTTTCTGGTACCCATGACGGCCTCGCTGTGGGCCTGGCTGCTGCTGGATGAAGCGGTGACCCTGGGTACCGTGGCCGGCATTGCCATTGTGCTGGTAGCGACCGCCATCGCCTTGCGGGCCAAGCCGGCAGTAGCGCTCAAGGACAAGAAGGCGCTCGCCTGAGCGCATCAAGAAGTGCCGTGCTCGGCCTTGAGGTAGTTCCAGACACGGTCGATATCGGGGTTAGCGCCATCCAGGCGGCGGTAGATGCGGATATCCATTTCATCGCACCACAAGCCCTGCGCCAGCGCCTCGCTGTCGGTGGGGGCGATGGCCAGCGTGAGCTTGCCTTCGGCGATCTCGCGCGCCACCGCGCTGGCCGGCAGCCAGGCGATGCCATGCCCTTCCACGGCCATGCTCTTCAAGCCCTCGGCCAGGTCGGTTTCGAAACGACGGAACAGGTGCACGCGACGCTGGCTGGAATGCAAGGCCTTTTCGACGATGCGCGAGAGCGAGGAATACGGCGAATAAGCGAGCAAGGGCTGCGGCTCATTGGGCGTGCCCGGCAGCACGTACTTGGGCAAGCCGCTGGGTAAGGCCTTGACATAGGGGCGCAGCGGTTCCTTGCCCAGCGAAAGAACCGCATAACGTTCGGTATCGAGCGCGATGCCCTGCTGGCGATGGTCATAGCACAGCAGCAGATCGCAGTTGCGCTCCACCAGGGCCATGACGGCGTCGTGGACGTTGCCGGCCATCACCGTGGTGGTGATGGTGCCGATCTTCTTTTCGATTTCCGAGAGCAGCTTGGGGAAGACCGTCAGCAACAGCGTGTGCGGCATGGCAAAGCGCAGCGACGATTGCGCCCCGGCCAACTGGCCGCGCAGCACCAGTCGGGCCTGCATGGACTGGTTCAGCATTTCCTTGGCAATCGGCACGAAGGATTCGCCGGCCGGCGTGAGCGTGCAGGGGTAGGAGGAGCGGTCGAACAGTTCCGCGCCCAGCCAGGTTTCCAGCGAACGGATGCGGCGTCCAAAGGCCGGTTGCGTGACATTGCGCAACTTGGCCGAGCGGCTGAAGTTCAGCGTTTCGACTACCGAGAGGAAGTCCTCCACCCATTTGATTTCCATGCTTGCCTACCCCGTTGGCCTGCCGCGCTGATCAGGCGGCTTCTCTACGGCGCCGGCCACCTGATTCTTGGCCGCGCCCATCCTTTGGAACGCCAACCACTATACCGATACGGCATAAGGGGAGGCGTTTCATGCCATTTTGGCATAGAGCGCCCCCCGATAGGTTGAGCAGGAGTTAAGCGGGCCAGCGGTTCAGCTCTTCATCACAGCGGTGCCAGGGGGATCAATGCGGCGCTGTCAGGTTGAGGAAGCTATCGAGGATATGGAAGTGATCGTCGAAGAACTGCTCTTCCATGGCCACCAGCCGTTCAATGGGCATCCAGATCGCCTGGGCGGCATCGTCGGCAGCCTCGACCTCGGGCAGGTGTTCCAGACGCAGGTCGAAGTAATACGCGTGGGTGATGGTGCGGCCGCGCGCGCTGCGGTCGGGGTGATCGAAGATCTTGACGTCCACCAGCGCTTCTTCCAGCGTCACCTCCAGCACGGCCAGGTTGGTTTCTTCGGCCAGTTCGCGCAGCGCGGCCTGCATGAGCCGCTCGCGCTGGTCCAGGAAGCCGCCGGGAATGGCCCACAGGCCGCGTCCCGGAAAGCCCTTGCGCTGTACCAGCAGGACGTGGCCCGCGGCACGGATGACGGCGTCCACCGTGGTGAAGACCGGGGGATAGGGCGCGGCGGCCCAGGCGGTCTGGTACTTGCGCAACTGGCGATGTTCTTCCACCAGCGCGGCATAGTGCGGCAGCAGCGACCAGGCGCGCAGGTAGTGGCGCACGCTGGCCGGCAGCATGGGCGCCAGCACGTCCAGGCTGACCTCCAGGTCTTCGGCTTCGAACCAGACGCGGCGGATGTCGGTGGCGTCCACTTCGCCGGCACGTTCCAGCGATTCCAGTTGCCACTGCGGGAAGTGGCGCAGATAGTAGCTGGAGGCATCCTTGAAATGCCCCACCAGCAACACCCGGGCCTGGGGGTCAAGCTCTGCGCTGACCAGCCGCTGCACCTCGGCCGACCAGCGACGGTCGTCGTAGTAGTCACGGGTAGCGACGAAGC is a window from the Herbaspirillum rubrisubalbicans genome containing:
- a CDS encoding DMT family transporter, yielding MSSSNIAKLLLLAAIWGTSFMLMRIAAPIFGPMLTTFGRAALATLALLAYARVRGVPLHWRRNWLPYLIIGVFNTALPFALFAWSALHIPSAYMATMNSLAPIFTAMFGFLLMGERLSLLRTAAFVLGLVGVAVLVGIGPAPADALVIAGVLAAMGAAVSYGFAATFTRMRAGGIPPIAMATGSQFAAALCLLPLAAPSVPHALQAGTLPALLSVLVLGVVCTGLAYALFFQLIAAEGATKAITVTFLVPMTASLWAWLLLDEAVTLGTVAGIAIVLVATAIALRAKPAVALKDKKALA
- a CDS encoding NADH:flavin oxidoreductase/NADH oxidase yields the protein MSALFTPFKLNELNLRNRIAVPPMCQYMAVDGKVNAWHLSHYASLARGGAGLVIVEATAVAPEGRITPACTGIWSDELAQAFVPVVQAIKAAGAVPGIQIGHAGRKASANRPWEGDDHIAADDPRGWDTLSPSAIAYGRGLPKVPKAMSLEDIARVRQNFVDAAIRARDAGFEWLELHFAHGYLGQSFFSAHTNQRDDLYGGSVENRARFLLETLRAVRQVWPQHLALTVRFGVLEYDGRDEQTLLESIGLVRQFKDSGMDMISVTVGFTIAEVQIPWGPAFLGPIAKRVRDEAGVPVSSAWGFGTPELAERAVKEGQLDLVMVGRSHLVNPHWPYQAAKELGVERPSWTLPAPYAHWLERY
- a CDS encoding LysR substrate-binding domain-containing protein; its protein translation is MEIKWVEDFLSVVETLNFSRSAKLRNVTQPAFGRRIRSLETWLGAELFDRSSYPCTLTPAGESFVPIAKEMLNQSMQARLVLRGQLAGAQSSLRFAMPHTLLLTVFPKLLSEIEKKIGTITTTVMAGNVHDAVMALVERNCDLLLCYDHRQQGIALDTERYAVLSLGKEPLRPYVKALPSGLPKYVLPGTPNEPQPLLAYSPYSSLSRIVEKALHSSQRRVHLFRRFETDLAEGLKSMAVEGHGIAWLPASAVAREIAEGKLTLAIAPTDSEALAQGLWCDEMDIRIYRRLDGANPDIDRVWNYLKAEHGTS
- a CDS encoding ArsR/SmtB family transcription factor, which translates into the protein MRPYKHPEIAEFVLERVLYALSDSIRLEIVRHLARVECATCGELDGGRPKSTVSHHFKVLREAGLVRTESNGTTHINTLRSADIEQRFPGLLSAILAQQDKLPSRRKKAA
- a CDS encoding bifunctional nicotinamide-nucleotide adenylyltransferase/Nudix hydroxylase, which translates into the protein MSASAPLSQADAAVVIGRFQPFHHGHLHLLRHALERAASVIVVLGSAFHARNTKNPFTWQERAAMIAGALAPAQRERVRFVATRDYYDDRRWSAEVQRLVSAELDPQARVLLVGHFKDASSYYLRHFPQWQLESLERAGEVDATDIRRVWFEAEDLEVSLDVLAPMLPASVRHYLRAWSLLPHYAALVEEHRQLRKYQTAWAAAPYPPVFTTVDAVIRAAGHVLLVQRKGFPGRGLWAIPGGFLDQRERLMQAALRELAEETNLAVLEVTLEEALVDVKIFDHPDRSARGRTITHAYYFDLRLEHLPEVEAADDAAQAIWMPIERLVAMEEQFFDDHFHILDSFLNLTAPH
- a CDS encoding c-type cytochrome, producing the protein MKKLTSLFATLALSLGALSMAHAADQDLVARGQYLARAGDCMACHSAAGKPAYSGGLAIDSGHGTIYSTNITPDKEHGIGNYSEAQFANAVRHGVRADGTQLYPAMPYPSYAKVSDEDIHALYTYFMQGVKPVASTPPASDMSFPFNIRWGMKLWNAFFANDKPFQEQAGWNDQIKRGAYLVEGLGHCGSCHTPRGVAMNEKASDSSQAQFLSGGDLNGWAVPSLRGMPHWSAQDIVDYLQTGRNKTASVAGEMSLVVEHSTAHLKSDDLQAIAAYLKTLSPVAASSSGGVTPQGAEATAKKLTAAKDLSLGERLYLDNCAACHFVTGRGAPGIFPALDGATVVNADNPSALLHVILAGARTPSTEKAPSILVMPGFAHRLSDQEAAELASFVRQGWGNHAGAVSASEVSRMRAGIAKHGS